The Mytilus trossulus isolate FHL-02 chromosome 3, PNRI_Mtr1.1.1.hap1, whole genome shotgun sequence genome contains a region encoding:
- the LOC134711136 gene encoding glycosyltransferase 25 family member-like — protein MTKDYLDHAGVTLLPGYLDPYLQRPMTFGEVGCFLSHYKIWKDIEQKGYKKALILEDDAKFTPMFRPKWGRIFADVQEFVPNWDLLYLGRKIMKSEDERPVNDSYYLVWPNYSYWTVAYAITNKGVNKLLHQKPLTKMITVDEFLPTMFDKNPEGDQSWNKHFFPRNLIALSTNPLLIEPAWYGGHQGHYTDTGDSYIVQKDEQDGHPGHYTDTNDAYIVQQDEQDGHPGHYTDTSDAFIVQQDEQDGHPVQYTDSDDSCIVQKEKQDGDDQQIIKDEL, from the exons ATGACAAAAGACTATCTAGATCATGCTGGCGTGACATTGCTTCCTGGATATCTGGATCCATATTTACAAAG ACCGATGACATTTGGTGAAGTTGGGTGTTTCTTGAGCCATTATAAGATTTGGAAAGat ATCGAACAGAAGGGATATAAAAAGGCACTAATACTGGAAGATGATGCAAAATTTACACCAATGTTCAGACCAAAATGGGGGAGAATATTTGCTGATGTACAAGAATTTGTTCCAAACTGGGATTTATT ATATCTCGGGCGTAAAATAATGAAATCTGAAGACGAACGTCCAGTAAATGACAGTTATTATCTTGTGTGGCCTAACTACTCATACTGGACAGTAGCTTATGCAATTACCAACAAAGGGGTCAATAAATTACTTCACCAGAAACCACTGACAAAGATGATTACTGTAGACGAATTTTTACCCACCATGTTTGATAAGAATCCAGAAGGAGA CCAGTCCTGGAACAAACATTTCTTTCCGAGAAATCTGATTGCCTTATCAACAAATCCATTGTTAATAGAACCAGCTTGGTATGGTGGTCACCAAGGTCACTACACTGACACTGGTGATTCTTACATCGTCCAAAAAGATGAACAAGATGGTCACCCTGGTCACTACACTGACACTAATGATGCTTACATCGTCCAGCAAGATGAACAAGATGGTCACCCTGGTCACTACACGGACACCAGTGATGCTTTCATCGTCCAGCAAGATGAACAAGATGGTCACCCTGTTCAATACACTGACTCCGATGATTCTTGCATCgtccaaaaagaaaaacaagatgGCGATGATCAACAAATAATTAAGGATGAGTTGTAA